A single region of the Pseudomonas mandelii genome encodes:
- a CDS encoding SurA N-terminal domain-containing protein yields the protein MLQNIRDNSQGWIAKTIIGVIVALMALTGFDAIFQATTSRNDAAKVNGEEISQNELSQAVDMQRRQLMQQLGKDFDASLLDEKMLRESALKGLIDRKLLLQGAEESKFAFSEAALDQVILQTPEFQVDGKFSAERFDQVIRQLGYSRMQFRQMLAQEMLIGQLRAGLAGSGFVTDAQVLAFARLEKQTRDFASLNVKVDPAAVKLTDDEVKAYYDEHAKEFMTPDQVVIDYLELKKSSFFDQVSVKDEDLQAAYQKEIANLSEQRRAAHILIEVNDKVTEAQAKAKIEDIQARLAKGEKFEALAKEFSQDPGSANNGGDLGYAGPGVYDPAFETALYALAKDQVSAPIRTDFGFHLIKLLGVEAPEVPTLASLKDKLTRELKTQQVEQRFVEATKQLEDSSFESSDLAQPAQDLKLTVHTSKPFGREGGEGVAANRAVITAAFSPEVLDEGANSTAIELDPETVIVLRAKEHLKPAQLPLESVNASIRAQLAKEHASAAAKTKADELIASLRDGKTPLDKAIDGQNWKVTEAATRAQEGIDPTVLQALFRMPKPVAKDKPTYSSVTLTDGSLVIVRLNGVNEAAAPTEEEKAQYRRFLASRIGQQDFAAYRKQLESQAEIKRF from the coding sequence ATGCTGCAGAATATCAGGGACAATTCACAAGGCTGGATTGCCAAGACCATTATCGGGGTCATCGTTGCACTGATGGCTTTGACCGGTTTCGACGCCATTTTTCAGGCCACCACCAGTCGTAATGATGCGGCCAAGGTTAACGGCGAAGAAATCAGCCAGAACGAGCTGAGCCAGGCGGTCGATATGCAACGCCGTCAGCTGATGCAACAGCTGGGCAAGGATTTCGACGCTTCCTTGCTCGACGAAAAAATGCTGCGCGAATCGGCTCTCAAAGGCTTGATCGACCGCAAACTGCTGCTGCAAGGCGCAGAAGAATCGAAATTCGCTTTCTCCGAAGCGGCCTTGGACCAAGTGATCCTGCAAACACCTGAGTTCCAGGTGGATGGCAAGTTCAGTGCTGAGCGCTTCGATCAGGTGATTCGTCAACTGGGCTACAGCCGCATGCAATTCCGCCAGATGCTGGCTCAGGAAATGCTGATCGGTCAGCTGCGCGCTGGCCTGGCGGGTAGCGGTTTCGTCACCGACGCACAGGTTCTGGCCTTCGCCCGTCTGGAAAAACAGACCCGCGATTTCGCTTCCCTGAACGTCAAGGTTGACCCGGCAGCGGTGAAGCTGACCGACGATGAGGTCAAGGCCTACTACGACGAACATGCCAAGGAATTCATGACGCCGGATCAGGTTGTCATCGATTACCTGGAATTGAAGAAGTCTTCCTTCTTCGATCAGGTCAGCGTCAAGGACGAAGACCTGCAAGCGGCGTATCAGAAAGAAATCGCGAACCTGTCCGAGCAACGCCGGGCTGCGCACATTCTGATCGAAGTGAACGATAAAGTGACCGAGGCGCAAGCCAAGGCCAAGATCGAAGACATTCAGGCGCGTCTGGCCAAAGGCGAGAAATTCGAGGCGCTGGCCAAGGAATTCTCCCAGGACCCGGGTTCGGCGAACAACGGCGGTGACCTGGGCTACGCAGGCCCTGGCGTATACGACCCTGCATTTGAAACCGCGCTGTATGCGTTGGCCAAGGATCAAGTGTCGGCACCGATTCGCACTGACTTCGGCTTCCACCTGATCAAGCTGTTGGGCGTTGAAGCACCGGAAGTGCCGACGCTGGCCAGCCTGAAAGACAAGCTGACCCGTGAGCTGAAAACCCAACAGGTCGAGCAGCGTTTTGTCGAGGCGACCAAGCAACTGGAAGACTCTTCGTTCGAGTCCTCCGATCTGGCCCAGCCGGCGCAAGACCTGAAGCTGACTGTCCACACCTCCAAGCCGTTTGGCCGCGAGGGTGGCGAAGGTGTGGCGGCTAACCGTGCCGTGATCACCGCGGCGTTCAGTCCTGAAGTGCTGGATGAAGGTGCCAACAGCACCGCCATCGAGCTGGACCCGGAAACCGTGATCGTGCTGCGCGCCAAGGAACACTTGAAGCCTGCGCAACTGCCGCTGGAAAGCGTCAATGCCAGCATTCGTGCGCAGTTGGCCAAGGAGCACGCCAGTGCTGCCGCCAAGACCAAGGCTGATGAGTTGATCGCCAGCCTGCGCGATGGCAAGACTCCGCTGGACAAGGCGATTGACGGTCAGAACTGGAAAGTGACTGAAGCGGCAACTCGCGCTCAGGAAGGGATTGACCCAACCGTGCTGCAGGCGCTGTTCCGCATGCCAAAACCTGTCGCCAAGGACAAGCCGACCTACAGCAGCGTGACCCTGACGGATGGTAGTCTCGTGATCGTGCGCCTGAACGGCGTGAACGAAGCCGCCGCGCCGACCGAAGAAGAGAAGGCCCAATACCGTCGCTTCCTCGCCTCGCGCATTGGCCAGCAGGACTTTGCGGCCTACCGCAAACAGCTGGAAAGCCAGGCCGAGATCAAGCGTTTCTGA
- a CDS encoding HU family DNA-binding protein, which translates to MNKSELIDAIAASADIPKAAAGRALDAVIESVTGALKAGDSVVLVGFGTFSVTDRPARIGRNPQTGKTLEIAAAKKPGFKAGKALKEAVN; encoded by the coding sequence GTGAACAAGTCGGAACTGATTGATGCTATCGCTGCATCCGCTGATATCCCGAAAGCTGCTGCTGGCCGTGCGCTGGACGCTGTAATCGAATCCGTCACTGGCGCTCTCAAGGCTGGCGACTCTGTTGTTCTGGTTGGTTTCGGTACCTTCTCCGTTACCGATCGTCCAGCTCGCATTGGTCGTAACCCACAGACCGGTAAGACGCTGGAAATCGCAGCAGCCAAAAAACCAGGTTTCAAAGCCGGTAAAGCACTGAAAGAAGCTGTCAACTAA